The Diachasmimorpha longicaudata isolate KC_UGA_2023 chromosome 2, iyDiaLong2, whole genome shotgun sequence genome segment GGATAAGTAAACTTATTTGGTCGATTGTCCGTCAAATTTCGAACTATGTTGACTTAGACCATTTGGATAAAAATGTCGTTTTGAAACAGAAAACGAGTAAATACATAGGGTCCGAGAAGTTTTTTGTTACTTTGACAAATTTATCAATGAACACTTATATTGCACCAATGAGAGACTATAATTAAGTACATCACAGACATACGTAATTGAAACACCGTAGGTCTAGTAATTAATTTCGAAGGATATCTCAGCTTGGCAAGTAATCATTTCAGTAGTGAAGTAGTAAAAAAGTAACAAGTATAGAAAAAACAACTTTTTCGGGAGGACTCAGCTTAAAAAACAGTTACTTGAGTAAATTCCTCAACTTGAGAGTTGAACCAATTGACATAGCGGCACATGTATTCATTATGTTTAGGAGGTGCAGCTTACTCTGTCTTTTTATTGCTCAAAATTatgcaatattattttttatttgaattcttCGAGAACCCTATGTGTCTTTTGACTAttcatgtgattattttccccatccaaatttcagccaatagaattgcaccatttgttgatattttgtatagcctacctcgaatatcagcgattattttttgaatattttggtaaacaaacgacacttaaccaaataaacctcttttcatgtcatggcacaattctcttggccgaaatttggataggaaaaataatcccctgaataccactcgagcttcaaaattatagaatatttccctctaggttccctgcatacaaatgaagtcgtcaagtttttcaggaaaaatcactcgtgcttcgcactcgtgattttttagcctgaaaaacttgactccttcatttgtttgcaacgaatctatcgggaaatattcgataattttgaaccacttgtggtattatatgtgaaaaaaatcattatcaaaAATGAAGATAGTTAAAACCATTAACCTTTTGGTTAATACGCTCATCATTTATTACATATTATATCACTTTCTCagtgaatttcattttaattagacCCGAATATCTCCTACTTTTTCAAAAGATTTTGCCTTCATCCAGGACAGTTGGATATTTTTCTACGTACATGTGAATATTCGTGCAATTAAGTCAAATGAGCGGGACAGtaagtgaaaattttcttttcaaacgAAAAGACTGGCTGATATTCCAAAATAACTATAAAAGACTATAGATAGGATATTGTTGGCAAGTCATTTTTGACCTTGACATAGGTTACTGTGTTTAGCGAACGTTATAACGgttaattgatgaaaaaattggaaaagtaCATGCGTATGATTTACATACCACCCAATTAGCAACAGCTCCGGTCCTTTTTCCAGTCTGGACCATCCACGTATCAATGATTTCTTTCACGTGATTAGGGCCCGAACTACGATTAATATCCGTGATAAATCGAAAATTGAAGGGCACGTGCGCACCGAAATCGTAATATTTGGTGGCATTTTCTAGACTTGTGTATGCCTCGGTCATCATCACCTAAGgagcacaattattttatgTTTTGATTGATATGGTCCCCCTACATATTTTATGGATAAACTCAACGACTTTACCTTCTCATCAGAGTTTGTAGAATTTGCATAATCGTCAAGGATCTTTCGCCAGGACCTCACTAAGTCGTAGGTTTCGTCCAAATCTTGGGTATAATCATGACGTAAATATTCCCACTCATTTGCAGTTACGTTGGGAAGATTAGATCGCGGCTCGTCTGCCAAATCTTGAAATTCGAATAAGAAGGGGACAGCGTCAACACGGAAGCCGTCTATGCCTTTGTCCAACCAGAACTTAATTATAGCCTGTGGATAATTGCAAATTCATGAGACGCGGGTTGCTGACAAACCGTATAATTAATGATAGTGGAGGACGAGCTAATGACAGACTTCCTGTGATTGCCAGtcgaattgaatatttttttgacgcAGCTTAGTGGAAGAAGTCCCATTGCGATATTTTTTCCACACCAGGATTCAAAAGTATATGAACAAATTGCATTCGAAATACATCTGAGGTAAATGGAGGCAGCTAGTTATGTGAATGTTAAAtatcacaaaaattgaatggattgTTTACATGTTTCTCCCATTAGAATGAAGACAAATGATTATTTAGTGGTTCTTCCACATGTAAAAGCAATtaaatgatttcattgaaaattaataatgtgaaTACAATTTTCTGTACAGACCCTCATTTACTCAAATATAATCTAGCCACTTATCTCACTTATCAGTATCGGACTATACAATTGTATAGCCACAATTCAGTAGTCATTCCGGTGTTTAGTATGCGATCGAGGGGGGCAAATAAAAAGCTTACTTCCATTTCTTCTTGCACTTTTGGATTTCGATAATTTAAATCAGGTTGACGGATGTGGAACTGATGAAGATATGATGCCTGTCGACTTGCTTCGTATTGCCAAGCTGTGTTTCCAAAACGGCTGAGCCAATTATTGGGGGGATTATCCTGTCCAGTTGATGAACGCCAGATATAATAGTCCTTGAAGATTTCATTTCCAGCTTTGCTTTGTACAAACCACTTGTGGTCATCAGATGTGTGATTCGGGACCAAATCAAGAATTATCTAGACACAGatgattcaataaaaaattgtacaccAATGGTCAATAATCTTTTACAGCTAGCACTAATCATATATACTAATTTCATAAGATGAAGCACGCAATGatcgtcattattttttccaacggCGTAGTAACAAATTTTCGAGATACATTCTCCATAGACCTTCTGGAGGGATTCCCGCTATATGCTCAAATTCACATTATATGTCACTGTCCAAAATTGGGCGAGGAGTCGTATTTATGACTAGCGTACAACAGAACTAATTCTATTTGATCTGGCAGAGTGTTGTAGAGTTTAATGTATCTGACCACTCGGCAGTCTATATAGACGTGCTAAGCACTTCGACAACGGATCCTACCGGCCAAATGACTCCACTTGGTGACAAAATTCTCTCCTCTGAACATTCTCAAACCAATATGAACCCGATGACGAAatgaaggaaataaaaattcgagcTATTCACCTCCATCACGACAAAATCTTCTTAAAAGGCTGAGTATAGAAAATCTATCTTTGACTAATTTTAAAAGGTCAAGTATCCTGCGGGCTACTGGCAAATGGTGACTGAGTCCAAGGGAAGGAAGAGGAGAATGAATTCTAGGAAGTTATGGGGTGGATTCCTTGAGCATATGTACCGATCTAGGTTTGACTTGATTCCGTATCTTTACAAAACATGACCGATTCTACGCGGGACAAACCAATGACCTTATTAAGATTACAGACATTCATCAAGTGCACCAGGAGAAGATGGAATCTCGAACGATGTCCTCAGAGGGCATTCATCGAACTTTAGTGAATTTTTCTTAGGGCTGTTTAACAACATTTTTAACTATAGACGAGTACCGATACCGAGCACCGTGAACCGAGATGATTTTGCTCAATACCTGTTCGCCAAGTcattatacagggtgtcccagaattgaacgtccagactttaaacttaagttgggggtgaaattctggatcgaaaagtcctgagtgACTTTTTGATcggacgcaccctcttcaacttattcagggttgaagttggacgaatcaggggcgtgggataaccgctcgcacgacggtgaggaaaacgttcgagtgtggtggtgtccccaccatacggtactactcccctgcggcggcagaaagagatgactcgtggcggtgggtaagaggaaggggagggaaatgaaaaaaatgaacacccgcccgctacataaaaattatttactcctcccctaattaatgccaagggatgaaaccaaccGCATTCAatggaggaataaatttcccatcgattgaggcccattacatctcttaatctaatcgaaaaggagaaaaaaacagcgttgaaaattacagcgctggaaaaaaaaacccggcgatttaattttctaaagccccattggccctgtatgacattttcattttttctttcagcgaaggagaaaaaaaaagatcaatcgctgatgtttttttttttggggtggttcatttttttcatttccctccccttcctcttacccggcgccaccagtcatctctttctgccacCGCAGGGGAGTGgtaccgtatggtggggacaccactacactcgaacgttttcctcaccgtcgtgcgagcgggtattccacgcccctgattcgtccaacttcaaccctgaataagttgaagagggtgcgtctgatcaaaaagtcgctcaggacttttcgatccagaatttcactcccaacttaagtttaaagtctggacgttcaattttgggacaccctgtataaagTTATTGTATACCAGTACAACGCTATACGAGTTAACGATTCGAGAAGGGAAGCCAAAGGTAGTCTATCACACGGGTTTAAATACCGGAACACACCTTTATCTGAGCTATACTTTTTATTGGGAATGGTATGTTCACTGAATGGTTAACTGTACCACTTCCCGTTTGCCAATAAACCAGATATCTTTTTGGTTTCAAGTATCGACTTTTCATTTATAAGTAAAGGAAAAGACACTTTTGATATGGGCTGAACATAGCAATAGTGAGAAAAAGTTTACTCAGGCCGAATAGTTGGATAAAATTTGGACTATAGATAAAAAGACACATATATGGCTATACATATTTACTTTGCCACATATATATGTATCCATTTATGAACATCATTTTCAAACCTTTATGGAAGAACTAAACAGATGATGATGTGTTTCTTACAAATACATTACCTTCCTCGAGGAGAGAAAGTTGCCAAGGATTAAGTAGTTGATACAGTACCTTAATCTTCAATGCTTTACTTCTTTTAATCAAATTATCAAGATCATCATTAGTTCCGTAGTCAGGATGTACCATTCGAAAGTCCGAAATATCGTAGCCGAAGTCCACCATGGGACTGGCATAAATTGGTGAAAGCCATATCGCAGTGATTCCGGCATCCTGAATGTGGTCTAGTTTCTCGGTTATCCCTGCGtaaagaaaaaacaataatcagTAAACATTAGTGCCGTCATTAaagaaattatgaattttctatCGATTACTTCAACTTGATTCAATCAAGTCCTCTCgaggaaaaaaagggaaaatttttttatatccaaGCTCAGGAAGGAAGTAATATAGCAAGAATAACCaactttgtattttatttagtCCTAGAACTTTATTGCTcagattttcatttaaacagtattttcaaaattacaatCTGAGACCAACTCAGTCGTTGTATCTCATTCACCCTAatcgaaatatctcgaaatacGTAACTGACTGACTGACTTGTTAATAGTTcataattttgtcatatgtCATACGTTGCTTGTTGGTCAAGATAGTCCGTTTTATTTGATGCCTAAAGGAGTACCTACCCCTCCACAACTTCTACTCCTCATGGTTTAATTGACCCAAAATGTAACGTTCTCATTTTCTTTCGGTTGgcgattataattaattttcaaatggcttTATTTCTCGTAAATTTAAAGTAAAAAAACTGTTCAGTAAtgtacggagagaaaagtctgtgaaaaattactgtgctgggACCTAGAATCGAGATGCAAAATGCTAGAATACTGGAAATACCGTGAATTTTGTAACTTATTTTGTGCttaatgatatgtggcttCGTATAATGTATTAAATaactttataaaatttcaaggtctatcatttttcatttgaggttaaatgaaaattgatggaaatcttttaaaaattcctattgaagtcagtttattttattgggccttccttcattttttactgtaccacacaacaatttttcggtaactcactgggattggttaacgatgatcACTGAATATAGCCGATTATTGCCGGGATCGGGATCGGGATCCGTCATATGAGATGTTGGATCAGCCGTTTAGTGCCCATCTCTTCGTCGTCTATTAGCAATATTTGGGTTTTCGAGGGCAATTGTGTTTGTGATAATTTATAATGTGATAAAATGACTAGACTTTTTTGGCAAAGACGTCAATACGAAtaagttttcaattttcactatttgcattttttctgGGGCTAAAACGACAGTGCTGGATGTATGAAATTGCGGGTCTTGTCTAATTTTCCACTACATTGCAACAACATCCCTATTTTTCTAATGCCTACTGCAATTCCCTGTCTATCAAATagcatatttttcattttgcaaTAACTTTATGGACTATTCTATTTGGTTTCTCCACGAGATTTCaccgaattttcaatgacaaaatgttcATAAAATGCGCGATTCTTAGTGAAAGTTTGATAACACTAAGTTATCCATCACCAATAATCATCAGCATTGATTAGCAATTCATTGAactaaattgtaaaaaaattcaagattcAGAAGATGGATGtgaatttatcaaaaacaAGGTCAATGAAAACCCCATCCAAATTATTCGTTGTAAAAATCTTCAAGATCCCCTTACGTGCAATTTCGAGAGTAATGTCCTAACAGCGTATAACTTGGATCAACAATTCCCACGGTATTACAAATATGTGAAATGgaaatctaaaaaattaatgttttaatCTGAAAAACGCAAAACAGGTTCAAGTCAACATTTTCGGCTAATATAAATATCCAATCAGATTTGAAAAAACGTTTAATGAGCCCCTCTCACTGTGGCTaaagttttttaattcatcgAAAACGGATGTGtgaagagggagagggagagaaatgtACTGTAAAAACTATCGAAGAAGGACGGTAAACATTATATTTCGAAACGTCATCGGCGAGCAAAGTTGAATTTAaggaaaattatcgcatataataccacaagagctccgaaattatcggatatttcccgataggttcgttgcaaacaaatgaacgtgtcaagttttccagtttaaaagtcacgagcgcgaagcgcgagtgatttttctggaaaacttgacgagcttatttgtttgtagggaaccttgagggaaatatcagataatttcgaagttcgagtggtattcgggggattattttttgcatccaaatcttggccgatagaattgcaccatgagacataattttcaacaaattgccatttaatctgtcagatacaattgagggttacttcaacatttgtttttttttatatatatcaacatgcaaaatttccagtgaaattttcaagaatttccgctgaaataccgtgttgactatataaaataacgtcgaatggtgcaatcctattggccaagatttggatgggaaaaataatcggtgAAAATTGCGATTTGGCATATCGAATCCATAACTTTTATTGAAGGATGATTTTGTTTTAACTTTAAAAAGTTCACATGAATATATATAGAATCACGAAAAGTGTTCTATCACTTGCACCTCCGTTGTTATGATTGCACAAAAATGCACTAGAAGATGCGCAGTAGGGATAGCTCATAGATCCGTGGAAATTGATAGATTTCCGGATATAAAAATGATGTTGTTGCTCCATAGAAATTGTTTCATTTTCGGACTTTTTCAAAAGTAAATCAGAAAATTCACTGATAGTTTCATAATTCTCTTCTATTCATAGAAAAGTCgactataaatattttttcgttcaacTTGCGTGAAGAGTTATGaaattttaactgaaaattttcctcgaCGCATCGCACCATCAGTCAGTTTCTCTCAGTCTGAAAATCCAACTATGAAGGAAATGCTGGGAAACTCACCTTTCAGGTCACCAATTCCGTCGTTATTACCGTCCTTAAAGCTTCTCGGATAAATTTGATAGAATACAGCATTTTTCCACCATCCCACGTTCTTTATTTCACCCGTTACGATATTAAACGTGAAGAGACACACGATAAGGTAAAAAATCCCTGCCATTGTAGCAGGTGGGCCTGACGAATGACGATGGTGCAACGCTTTATATAGGAAGCAGTGCAGTTAGAGAAAAGATTGTCCACTCAATGCTCAACTTCATtaaggtgaaaaaaatatcgttgtGATAAGATTCACGACAATGCTCGACGCAACGGAAAAATCAACCAACGTGACTAAGTCATCTTCTGTCACTTTATTAGCGAAGATTATTGTCAAGTGTTCCTGCGAAAACaccttttcgaaaatattacaCAGAAACCTTCAATAcagagtacaatgcgcgaatgTGTTCGATAAGTGGACTCTCGCTCTCGTATACACAGCACAGTGGAGGTGGTTAAGAGGAACTCATGCTTTGCGCGAACAAGCattttctttctattttttttttaataagaaaACATTCAAGAGCAAGGGCATAAAAGCTTTTTTtaagagaaaatttatcaaaattccaaGCTCATTACGATAAAGTCAGAAATTCAAAAGGATCTGTAACATTGAAGCTAACATTGATACCTCCGAGCACCGCGGTAAGCTTTGTCCGGATATTGAggtgatttaattaaattaaaactcAAAATACGAAACCTATTGACAAAATAACGAATATATATGtaatgaatgataaattgtAGAGTATACACGATAATTCAGTGGATTGTATGGAATGTTTGAGTGGTAAATTGGAACTAAGTAAAAATGACAAAGTAGCAGCTTTTATGTGTTAATAAAAGTTGGAGAGAAACACTGTGATTGGCTCGGCACTATGGAATCGGGGAATTTGCGATAAGTTCGTAAGAGTCGAGTCAAGGTTCCCTAGGATCCTGGCGACGAACTGTGGAGACTATTAGGGATGTAGTGGTTGCGTAGGATTAGCAATTTTTAATAGTTTGCTAATTCCTATTGTTTTATGAAGACAGATGcgaagaagaaaattaatatctcCGGGCAAGTGCGTCGGGAAAAATATATCGTATAGAACAACTGGTGGGGAACTAGATCGGGAAAATCGAGGAACAAATGATGGGGAATTACacggtaattattttttgacaaaCAAAAACAATAAAGATTCAATATATGCATAATTatagcagaaaaaaatatatcgctgATAATCATAAAAAAGCATTTATGTATGGCGAAGGGAGTGATGATAGAGTGATCATAGTGCCCTACTTACAACCAATCCCTTCGACGGTGGGACAGCGAGTGCTGAGCTCTCCTCCCAACTGACCGGTTATGCCGACGAATAGTGGGGGATGCCCTCCCTTGTTATGGGGTGGGTGCGTTGCGACCCCACTCTTGCTAGTAACAGCGAACAGACTTGGACAAACTTGGGCTGGTGAGCTAACAATTTAACTGCGTCCTAGCGGGACACGCCTTTGGACTTGTATCCAGAAGCTGCAGATCAGGTTGACTCTCAAACCCGCTAAAGGGGAGGAGACCGGTAACGATCGTCGATAGAAATCTACTACAAGTCTAGATAGTCATTTAAGTTTCCTGTAACATGATGCGAAGTGAATTTCGCGGACAGTCTACTAGTTATTGGTTAAGTGCAAAGGCTCACCAGCACTCATCATCACTACTACACATGAATCACGCCAGAAATTGATCTCTCTATTTCCTGAATAACTGGCTCTAGCTCCATCTCCTCATCACTTTTAATTCTCGTTGTTACAAATAACAATGTTTAGTACACAGTCTGTGGGGATTATGGAAACAAGATTAGAGTCAACttatttttagatttattACTCGGGTATATGGAATATATATTCATGTTGTAATTAACAATAAGGCAACAACATAAGGAAAAGTactgaatgaagaaaaacagGACTGACGATAATGCGATTGTTCCAATCTAGTCACCTCCGTTAcataacattttattttttattcttggcCGACAAGACTAAAGATTGTTTGGCTGCGATGGGCACCTTCCTGAGGTTCACAGTCGACCTACAAAAAATGATTACCTCATTGTCAAATTCCAACATCAAATTGGATACTCAGCTTCAGTGATTTGATTTTATGAAGAGTGATAATCATACCCTTCTTTGATCGGTGAACCCAGAGTAGCAGCTTCCACCAAtccagcagcagcagcaagtGTGGGTACTTGGTCTAGCACATTAACGGTAACAGTCTCCGTATTGGAGAAGTTTATTATCAGTATGACGACCTCTGAATCCGTAGATCTTATAACCGAAAGCGATTTCCCGTCATTTGAGGCCAAAACTTGCGTTTGACCTGTCATAAGGGCTGCTTTTGTCTTCTTCAAGCGTATAAgcttttgataaattttataatgtgAATACTTTGCCGCTTTTTgtgcagccaagtttagcataGAATAATTCTCGTGCACAGGAATCCATGGGCTTGTACCCCAGTTGAAACCTGCAAAAAATGAAGGATTTAGTggaggaaaatgaaaagagaCTCAAGAATAAATTATAGAAACACATATTGTAATAAGAACttgtgaagaaaaattgacGTTTAATGAACTATATCGTTTGGCGGAGGATATATATGTATAGAAATGATGGTAGCTTGCCCAGCAAAATTTACCAAAAGAGAGGATAGTCATTTTGAGCTCTAAAGGGAAGACCATTAAAATGGACAAAAGTGAAAGTTCACCATACCACCTTTAGGTGAAACTataattgttcattaaaataaaatgcgGTATGTGTACAAAGAATTACACATATTTGAGCATTCATGGAAGAATTCTTGAGGCTGAATGGTAAATTTTTAAGTTTCAAGTAATGTTATCCTTgcgtttgataaattttttaaaatcactgagaggaattaatattattatagtATTTATTACTCTCATACGATGTGAAAAGCTCATAcaaatgaattgttttttgCGAGTATCTATCTTGttagctttttttttctgtttttcgtCTTCGTGCAGACCCTCACCCGCATTTGTGCTATTATCCCACTGCATCGGAGTTCTGTTAGGATCACGTGACTTTTCTTTGTATTTATCGCGTCCAGCACTGCAACCAGCAGGATCCTGTGTTTCTTCATAAGTAATGTCAGTTTTATCAATCATGCCAATTTCTTCACCATAGTATGTAACTGTAACTCCTGGTAAGATCATGGCAAGCATTGTCATCTGATCACCTCGCCCTGGATATCTACTTTCTGTTCTGGGTCGATCATGATTACCCATCTACATAATtcgatttatgaaattaattatatatgatCTGTAACATGCCAATGAAGAAAGAGCAGCCGCATCTGACAACAATGAAAGTTATGTTGCAGATAGTTTTTCGGGAGTGATTTCCCTGGTATTGGTTATCATCCATTATTACACACTGAgaacaaaatataatttggCTAATCATATTTGCTTCGAAGAACCAAATGcccgaaatttttattccaatatTCGCTTCAAATTTTCGTcagtaaaatatttgtttggcaaaaattgtatttttctctcagtgcgtTAGGTTttagagaaaattttgaatttgtgGAATGTATTGGAGTGGGTCCATCATAAAgctgtaaaaataaatttagttgAACCCTCTAATCCATATCTGACTCCACATAAAACAGCCAAAGtacgaaaaatgataatttaatgGCGTTGATCCATGCACATCAAAATGTAACATTGATTGTCACAAATCCAATACTCACCACCCAGTTGGCAATCGCTCCTTCGGTAAGTGCTGTTTCATTTAACCATGCATCAATAATTGACTTGAACTGATGTGGACTGGAGTATTGATTTGCACCAGTTATAAAGAAAAAGTTGAATGGAACGTGGGAACCGAAGGAATAGAATTTTGTGGTATTTTTCAGTGTTGTGTATGCCTCTGTCATCATCACCTGCGATTAATAATTTGTAAGAATAGTTATTTGAAACAGATGTTATAAGTAAAATTAGGCAAATTCCAACCTTCTCATCACTATTGGTTGAATTCGCATAATCATCCAGGATTTTTCTCCAGGACGCAACCAGGTCATATGTTTCCGGCTGATCCTTGGTGTAGACATGATCCAAGTAAGCATATTCGCTATCGGTGACATTAATGGCATTGGTCCTTGGCTCATCCGGGAGAGTTTCGTCTTCATATAAATGGGGAACTGCATCAATACGGAAGCCATCAATTCCTTTGTCCAACCAGAATTTAATTACGTCCTGCGgacaattataaattttgaatagaAATCAGCCCTCTAAAGGGAGAAatgtgggacgaaatgacaatcaaccactttttagttcaagttttgttggaaaaattgaacttGGGAAgctaatttttatcataaagCTAACCTTCGCCCCCTAgcggtctaatttttacctaaaagtGGTTCTCTCCGTGTATTTAGTGGAATTCGGAAATGGTATATTAACATTGCATTCATCTACTAATGATTGATATGGATGATATCATGGTCTCCTCATCTTAATCTCTACCATGAAGGCTAGAGCTTATCTAGGTTCTATAtgatgggatgaaaaaaacttttttttatccatatTTGCATAAAGAGTCGGAGCTTTGCAATGTGTCTGAGATGGAGACGAGGATGCGCTGCCGATTTGGGATCGGTGGAGAAAATAAAGTACGCGAGACACGAGAAACTTATGGGGGATGCACTtagtttattataaaataattgaggCGTGACCTCGTGTCTTTGAGAGAATTTTGTACAGGTGATTTTCTTGGTTTCACTGCGCGTAATACTGGTAATACTGATGTACTCAAATTGatagataaattaattacgcGCTTAAGGATTGAGTTTCACTTAAATTTGGAATCGAATAAGGAGCACTTGTGCGTCCGTTAATCGAATACGTTGAACTGGTTAAAACTTCCGTTGAGTGGACGCATCTTAGCGCGTGGTAGGTTT includes the following:
- the LOC135172903 gene encoding maltase 1-like, whose product is MAKFFYWVVLLIVLILQIVAGEIRNVGWWKNAVFYQIYPRSFQDDNDDGIGDLIGITKRLDHFKDAGIDAIWLSPIYASPMVDFGYDISDFKQIHPNYGTEADFEMLIARTKQLGIKVIMDLVPNHTSDEHEWFQKSLNNNDTYKDYYIWKDKPDNNRTINNWISVFGGSPWTCTSRRTQCYFHQFHYKQPDLNFRNADVREAMKDVIKFWLDKGIDGFRIDAVPHLYEDETLPDEPRTNAINVTDSEYAYLDHVYTKDQPETYDLVASWRKILDDYANSTNSDEKVMMTEAYTTLKNTTKFYSFGSHVPFNFFFITGANQYSSPHQFKSIIDAWLNETALTEGAIANWVMGNHDRPRTESRYPGRGDQMTMLAMILPGVTVTYYGEEIGMIDKTDITYEETQDPAGCSAGRDKYKEKSRDPNRTPMQWDNSTNAGFNWGTSPWIPVHENYSMLNLAAQKAAKYSHYKIYQKLIRLKKTKAALMTGQTQVLASNDGKSLSVIRSTDSEVVILIINFSNTETVTVNVLDQVPTLAAAAGLVEAATLGSPIKEGSTVNLRKVPIAAKQSLVLSAKNKK
- the LOC135172906 gene encoding maltase 1-like; this encodes MAGIFYLIVCLFTFNIVTGEIKNVGWWKNAVFYQIYPRSFKDGNNDGIGDLKGITEKLDHIQDAGITAIWLSPIYASPMVDFGYDISDFRMVHPDYGTNDDLDNLIKRSKALKIKIILDLVPNHTSDDHKWFVQSKAGNEIFKDYYIWRSSTGQDNPPNNWLSRFGNTAWQYEASRQASYLHQFHIRQPDLNYRNPKVQEEMEAIIKFWLDKGIDGFRVDAVPFLFEFQDLADEPRSNLPNVTANEWEYLRHDYTQDLDETYDLVRSWRKILDDYANSTNSDEKVMMTEAYTSLENATKYYDFGAHVPFNFRFITDINRSSGPNHVKEIIDTWMVQTGKRTGAVANWVMGNHDNSRTESRYPGRGDQMTMLAMILPGVAVTYYGEEIGMVDKTDISFEDTQDPQGCNAGSDKYQLVSRDPNRTPMQWNDDTNAGFNEGETPWIPVNDNFPELNLAAQKEALTSHYKIYQKLVNLRKTMTALKTGDLQTIVSSDNKSLAIARTADKQSIILVINYSDEESITVNLGRQLTKLNSAATVLITTLGNSTREGASVNLNELHLAPKQSLVLSAAVNTPTTNTGEPNGAEIKTFSPILAICLFVFATLEILH